The following are from one region of the Streptococcus sp. 1643 genome:
- a CDS encoding head maturation protease, ClpP-related — protein sequence MRKFWSFSDEGNIRTLRIEGQIADETWFGDEVTPQLFKNDLNAGKGDITLWINSPGGDVFAAAQIYNMLMDYKGNVHVIIDGLAASAASVIAMAGTTVSMSPVAMMMIHNPWTIAQGEAKDMEKIIEMLGEIKESIVNAYELRTGLSRAKISHLMDSESWFNARKAVELGFADKILFDKDEPKEELEISSYSFSRATADHNLVVKLQAKIDSYKPLSTTPLNQLRKRLDLLK from the coding sequence ATGCGTAAATTTTGGAGTTTTTCAGACGAAGGGAATATTCGTACTCTTCGTATTGAAGGACAGATTGCTGATGAAACATGGTTTGGAGATGAAGTTACTCCACAACTCTTTAAAAATGATTTAAATGCAGGAAAAGGTGATATCACCCTCTGGATTAATAGTCCAGGGGGTGATGTTTTTGCTGCAGCACAAATCTATAACATGCTGATGGATTACAAGGGAAATGTGCATGTCATAATTGATGGCCTTGCCGCTAGTGCTGCCAGTGTGATTGCCATGGCTGGAACAACAGTATCCATGAGTCCTGTTGCAATGATGATGATTCACAATCCGTGGACGATTGCACAAGGTGAAGCAAAAGATATGGAAAAGATTATTGAAATGTTGGGGGAAATCAAAGAGTCCATTGTGAATGCCTATGAGTTAAGAACAGGATTATCTAGGGCAAAAATCTCACATTTAATGGATTCTGAATCATGGTTTAATGCGAGAAAAGCAGTTGAACTTGGCTTTGCGGACAAGATTCTATTCGATAAAGATGAACCTAAAGAAGAGCTAGAAATTAGCAGTTATTCATTTAGTAGAGCCACTGCGGATCATAACCTTGTTGTTAAACTTCAAGCCAAAATAGATAGCTACAAACCTTTATCAACGACTCCTCTCAATCAGTTAAGAAAACGATTAGATTTATTGAAATAA
- a CDS encoding terminase large subunit: protein MTFHYEPTPFMLATSHYDKSKADRAVTFIQNLCHTKGKWAGQKFILLPWQEQIVRDIFGIVKEDGNRQFLTAYIEIPKKNGKSELAAAIALYLLYADNEASAEVYGAACDRNQASIVFDVAKQMVLMSRPLEKRSKIMGATKRIVNYSNAGFYQVLSAETGTKHGLNVSGLVFDEIHAQPNRHLYDVLTKGSGDAREQPLFFIITTAGTDKNSICYELHTKALDILKGRKNDTSFYPVVYGLSDEEDWNDESNWLKANPSLGHTIGLDRVREAYKQALDNPAEENVFKQLRLNMWTNSTVAWIPEHVYNKGDAPINFESLQGRECYAGLDLSSTSDITAFVLVFPPRNELEYYIILPYFWLPKDTLELRCRRDHVLYDVWERQGYLKTTEGNVVHYGFIEKFIEELSKIYNIKEIAYDRWNATQMVQNLEDMGLTMIPFGQGYKDMSPPSKELFKLMMEGRIQHGGQPVLKWMSQNVVMRQDPAGNIKPDKEKSIEKIDGIVALIMGIDRCIRHQNNDSSIYDERGILSF, encoded by the coding sequence ATGACTTTTCATTATGAACCAACTCCTTTTATGCTAGCTACATCACATTATGATAAAAGTAAGGCTGATAGAGCAGTGACTTTTATTCAAAACCTTTGTCATACTAAAGGAAAATGGGCAGGTCAGAAGTTTATACTTTTACCTTGGCAGGAACAGATAGTACGAGATATATTTGGGATTGTTAAAGAAGATGGAAATAGACAATTTCTAACAGCTTATATTGAAATTCCAAAAAAGAATGGGAAGAGTGAACTAGCAGCAGCAATTGCTCTTTATCTACTTTATGCAGATAATGAAGCCAGTGCAGAAGTTTATGGTGCTGCATGTGACCGAAATCAAGCTTCTATTGTATTCGATGTAGCAAAACAAATGGTACTAATGAGTCGACCTTTAGAGAAACGTTCAAAAATAATGGGTGCTACGAAACGAATTGTTAACTACTCTAATGCAGGTTTCTATCAAGTTTTGTCCGCTGAGACTGGTACAAAACATGGTCTCAACGTTTCAGGACTCGTGTTTGACGAAATTCATGCGCAACCCAATCGCCACCTCTATGATGTCTTAACTAAAGGTTCAGGGGATGCACGAGAACAACCCTTATTTTTTATCATTACTACTGCAGGAACAGATAAGAATTCAATTTGTTACGAGTTACATACAAAAGCACTTGATATTTTAAAGGGCAGAAAGAATGATACATCTTTTTATCCTGTCGTTTATGGTTTATCTGATGAAGAGGACTGGAATGACGAAAGTAACTGGTTAAAAGCTAATCCGTCATTAGGTCATACCATTGGCTTAGACCGTGTCAGAGAAGCCTATAAACAAGCACTTGATAATCCTGCTGAAGAAAATGTATTCAAGCAACTACGGCTAAATATGTGGACAAATTCTACGGTTGCTTGGATTCCAGAACATGTATACAACAAAGGGGATGCACCTATCAATTTTGAAAGTTTGCAAGGTCGTGAATGCTATGCAGGACTAGACTTGTCAAGTACATCCGATATCACAGCCTTTGTTTTAGTTTTCCCACCTAGAAATGAATTAGAATATTACATCATCCTACCCTATTTCTGGCTACCAAAAGATACTCTTGAACTTCGTTGTCGTAGAGATCATGTTTTGTATGACGTATGGGAACGGCAAGGTTATCTAAAGACGACAGAGGGTAATGTAGTTCATTATGGATTTATTGAGAAGTTCATTGAGGAATTATCAAAGATATACAATATAAAAGAAATCGCCTATGATAGATGGAATGCAACGCAAATGGTGCAGAATCTAGAAGATATGGGGCTGACAATGATTCCTTTTGGTCAGGGGTACAAGGATATGAGTCCACCGTCAAAGGAATTATTCAAACTTATGATGGAAGGTCGTATACAACACGGAGGACAACCTGTTTTAAAATGGATGTCGCAAAACGTAGTTATGCGCCAAGACCCTGCAGGCAATATCAAACCAGATAAAGAGAAATCAATTGAAAAAATCGATGGAATTGTTGCTCTTATAATGGGGATTGATAGATGTATTAGACACCAAAATAATGATAGTAGTATTTATGATGAGCGAGGAATACTAAGCTTTTAG
- a CDS encoding phage portal protein, with protein MGFLDFIGRKRSRDKPHNSYEGQDFSYLFGRTSSGENVDEFKAMQTTAVYACVRILAEAVASLPIHIYERTSNGREKKFEHPLYFLLHDEPNPEMSSFVFRETLMTHLLIWGNAYIQIIRDKSGQVISLYPLLPDKMSVHRDENGKLYYKYQRQTEENPNFKEKGSVILKQEDVLHIPGLGFDGLIGYSPIALAKNAIGMTLATENYGASFFKNGANPGGVLEHPGILKDPKRVRDSWNAVYNGVTNSHKVAVLEEGMKYTQIGIPPEEAQFLQTRKFQINEIARLYRIPPHMIGDLEKSSFSNIEQQSLEFVKYTLDPWVVRLEQAFKRSLFLPEEKKKYFVKFNVDGLLRGDYQSRMSGYAIARQNGWLSTNDIRELEDLNLLTDEEGGNLYLINGNMTKLKDAGGFMTKQVIEQPKEKPKEEEDA; from the coding sequence ATGGGATTTTTAGATTTTATTGGAAGAAAAAGATCACGAGATAAACCGCATAATAGCTATGAGGGACAGGACTTTTCCTATCTCTTTGGACGAACTTCTAGTGGAGAAAATGTAGATGAATTTAAAGCCATGCAGACTACAGCTGTTTATGCTTGTGTGAGAATATTAGCTGAAGCTGTCGCCTCTCTACCCATTCACATTTATGAAAGAACATCTAATGGGAGGGAGAAAAAATTTGAACACCCTCTATATTTCTTACTTCATGATGAACCAAATCCAGAGATGTCTTCTTTTGTCTTTCGTGAAACTTTGATGACTCATCTTTTGATATGGGGAAATGCCTATATTCAAATCATAAGGGATAAGAGCGGTCAGGTTATCAGTTTGTATCCTTTGTTACCGGATAAAATGTCAGTACACCGTGATGAAAATGGGAAACTTTACTACAAATATCAACGTCAGACCGAAGAAAATCCAAATTTCAAGGAAAAAGGCAGTGTTATTTTAAAACAAGAAGATGTACTTCACATTCCCGGACTTGGTTTTGATGGATTGATTGGCTATTCTCCCATCGCATTAGCAAAGAACGCAATTGGAATGACCTTGGCTACAGAGAATTACGGAGCATCATTCTTTAAAAATGGTGCAAATCCTGGTGGTGTATTGGAACATCCAGGGATTTTGAAGGATCCAAAAAGAGTACGTGATTCTTGGAATGCGGTTTATAACGGTGTCACAAATTCACATAAAGTTGCAGTTCTAGAAGAAGGGATGAAGTACACTCAAATAGGCATTCCGCCAGAAGAAGCGCAATTCTTACAGACTCGGAAGTTTCAAATCAATGAGATTGCACGTTTGTATAGGATACCACCACATATGATTGGTGATTTAGAAAAATCTTCATTTTCAAATATCGAGCAACAATCACTAGAGTTTGTTAAATACACATTAGACCCTTGGGTAGTTCGTTTAGAACAGGCCTTCAAGAGGTCTCTTTTTTTGCCTGAAGAAAAGAAGAAGTACTTTGTTAAGTTCAATGTAGATGGTTTATTACGTGGAGATTATCAAAGTCGTATGAGTGGATATGCTATTGCAAGACAGAATGGCTGGTTATCTACAAATGATATTCGAGAACTTGAAGATTTAAATCTTTTAACAGATGAAGAGGGAGGAAATCTTTATTTAATTAACGGAAATATGACTAAATTAAAAGATGCTGGTGGTTTTATGACAAAACAGGTAATTGAACAACCTAAAGAAAAACCAAAGGAGGAAGAAGATGCGTAA
- a CDS encoding type II toxin-antitoxin system RelE/ParE family toxin, protein MSNHKRYHVSLTDQAKKDLREIHDYIVLNFYSQQSADSKLDLILTALETLETFPEACPLVSSRGYGELTDDGKRYRYMPIENYLAFYYIDKYEVYVSRILNSKQNWAKLFNK, encoded by the coding sequence TTGAGTAATCATAAACGTTACCATGTTTCTCTTACGGATCAAGCTAAGAAAGACTTGAGAGAAATACATGATTATATTGTACTGAATTTTTACAGCCAGCAATCTGCCGATAGTAAATTAGACCTTATTTTAACGGCACTAGAAACTTTAGAAACCTTTCCAGAAGCATGTCCTTTGGTGTCGAGTCGAGGTTATGGTGAATTAACAGATGACGGGAAACGTTATAGATATATGCCTATTGAAAATTACTTAGCTTTTTATTATATCGACAAATATGAGGTTTATGTCTCAAGAATTTTAAATTCCAAGCAGAATTGGGCTAAGTTATTCAATAAGTAA
- a CDS encoding antitoxin, producing MASTQPVNFRADSTFYQQTKEILADEKLTLSDIFNAALRKIATGAVDPKEFVFSDSQETQYQVAFEDLKKEILLGHQEIEQGKLTSLADVRKEFGLE from the coding sequence ATGGCAAGTACTCAACCTGTTAATTTTAGAGCAGATTCGACTTTTTACCAACAAACGAAAGAAATCTTAGCTGATGAAAAATTAACCCTGTCAGATATCTTTAATGCTGCACTTCGTAAAATTGCGACAGGTGCAGTTGATCCCAAAGAGTTCGTATTTAGTGATTCACAAGAGACTCAATATCAGGTTGCTTTTGAAGATTTGAAAAAGGAAATCTTGTTGGGCCATCAAGAAATTGAGCAAGGGAAACTAACGTCTTTAGCAGATGTAAGAAAGGAATTTGGACTTGAGTAA